In Mesorhizobium sp. M9A.F.Ca.ET.002.03.1.2, the DNA window GGCCTGGCATAGGAGGCCGGGATGGAACACACCTCGCTTCTCGAACGCACCCTGCGCGGCGCTGCACTGACGCTGGTCGTGATCTTCTTCATGTTCCCGATCGTCTGGATCCTCATGATGTCGTTCCAGACCAACGAGACCATCCTGCGGATTCCGCCGCAGCTTGTCTTCAAGCCGACGCTGGCCAACTACACCGCGCTCATCACCGGAAAGCTGACCACGGCAGCCGGCACGCTCGACATCGCCTTCATGCGCAACCTGTGGAACTCGGTCTTTCTGTCCGTGACCTCGGTCGCCGTCGCGCTGCTGCTCGGCGTCCCGGCGGCTTACGCTTTTGCACGGCACAAGTTCCGCGGCTCGGAGGACATCGCCTTCACGCTCTTGTCGTTCAGGTTCGCGCCGGCGCTGCTGGTGCTCTTGCCGCTCACCCTCTATTTCCAGAAGCTTGGATTGGCCAACACCTATATCGGGCTGATCTGGGTCTATCAGCTTATCTGTCTGCCGCTGATCCTGTGGATCGTGCGCGGCTATTTCGAGGACATCCCGGCCGACATCGAATACGCCTATCGCATCGCCGGCCATTCCTGGTTCGCCACCTTCCGCAAGATCGCGCTGCCGCTTGCCGGCCCGGGCATTGCGGCCGCCGGCCTGCTCGCCTTCATCTTCGCCTGGAACAATTTCGTCTTCGCCCTCGTGCTGGCCTCAGCCGACAAACAGCCGGTGACGGTCGGCGCGCTGGCCTTCATCACCTCCTCCGGCATCCAGTACGGCCAGATCTCGGCGGCGATCGTGCTCTCGATCACACCGACGCTGGCGCTCGCCCTCTATGCGCAGCGCTATCTCGTCGAAGGCCTGTCGCTCGGCGCGGTAAAGGGATAGTTCTCATGGCCAGCCTCGAACTCAAGAATGTCGTCAAGCGCTACAAGAGCCAGACTGTCCTCGACAATCTGTCGCTGACCGTCGCCGATGGCGAAACCCTGGTCCTGTTCGGACCGTCCGGCGCCGGCAAGACGGTGCTGCTGCGTCTCGTCGCCGGCGTCATCGACCCCGATGAGGGAAATATCCTCATCGGCGGCGAGGACATGACCGACCTCGACGCCGAGTTCCGCGGCGTCGGCATGGCGTTCCAGAATTTCGCGCTGTTTCCGCATATGACCGCCTTCGACAACATTGCGACGCCGCTGGAAGCCAGCCGCTCGTCGCAAAGTGCGATCAAGACCGGCGTCGAGAGCGTCGCCAAGCTGCTCAAGATCGGCCATGTGCTCAGCCATAAGCCGCGGGCGCTGTCCAATGGCCAGAAACAGCGCACCGCGCTCGCCCGCGCGCTGGTCGGCTCGCCGCCGGTGCTGCTGCTCGACGATCCGCTGCGCAACGTCGATGCCAAACTGCGCTTCGAGATGCGGCTCGAATTGCCGAGGCTTCTGGCCGACCGCGGCGCGACCGTCGTCTACGTCACCCAGGACTACAAGGAGGCAATGGCGCTTGGCGATCGCATCGCGGTGATGTCGCAAGGCGTCATCAAGCAGCTCGGCACGCCCGAACAGATCTATCGTGAGCCGGCAAACATTGAGATCGCTCGCCTGTTCGGCGACCCGACAATCAACCTGCTCGACGTCAAGCCGTCGCGCGACGCCAAGGGCATCTATATCGGCCTGTCGAACGTCCAGGTCCATCTGGCGGGCAGCTACGAGACAGCGGTCGGCCGCGACTGCGTGATCGGTCTGCGGCCCGAAGCGCTGGCCTTCGTCGACGAAGGCACGCCGGCCGCCATTCCGGTGACCGTCGAGGCCGAGACGCCGCTCAATGAAAAGATCGTCACGCTGGTGCGCACCGTGCGCGGCCGCGAAATCCTGGTCTCCCGGCCGGCCGGGACACCGGG includes these proteins:
- a CDS encoding carbohydrate ABC transporter permease, which encodes MEHTSLLERTLRGAALTLVVIFFMFPIVWILMMSFQTNETILRIPPQLVFKPTLANYTALITGKLTTAAGTLDIAFMRNLWNSVFLSVTSVAVALLLGVPAAYAFARHKFRGSEDIAFTLLSFRFAPALLVLLPLTLYFQKLGLANTYIGLIWVYQLICLPLILWIVRGYFEDIPADIEYAYRIAGHSWFATFRKIALPLAGPGIAAAGLLAFIFAWNNFVFALVLASADKQPVTVGALAFITSSGIQYGQISAAIVLSITPTLALALYAQRYLVEGLSLGAVKG
- a CDS encoding ABC transporter ATP-binding protein, translated to MASLELKNVVKRYKSQTVLDNLSLTVADGETLVLFGPSGAGKTVLLRLVAGVIDPDEGNILIGGEDMTDLDAEFRGVGMAFQNFALFPHMTAFDNIATPLEASRSSQSAIKTGVESVAKLLKIGHVLSHKPRALSNGQKQRTALARALVGSPPVLLLDDPLRNVDAKLRFEMRLELPRLLADRGATVVYVTQDYKEAMALGDRIAVMSQGVIKQLGTPEQIYREPANIEIARLFGDPTINLLDVKPSRDAKGIYIGLSNVQVHLAGSYETAVGRDCVIGLRPEALAFVDEGTPAAIPVTVEAETPLNEKIVTLVRTVRGREILVSRPAGTPGQTEGRAYIAVDGKSALLFDHASGDRIGARNVVNLRSGEAA